One region of Clostridiales bacterium genomic DNA includes:
- a CDS encoding VOC family protein, producing MFTFNHFNFNVLDLERSVRFYHDALGLEPVRTKDAADGSFRLVFLGDGHSPFQLELTGLRGRTQPYDLGEGEFHLAFSVPDMDAAHAKHAAMGCICFENPGMGIYFIEDPDGYWIEIVPEK from the coding sequence ATGTTTACTTTCAATCACTTTAATTTCAATGTCCTCGATCTCGAGCGCAGCGTGCGCTTTTATCATGACGCCCTCGGGCTGGAGCCCGTGCGCACGAAGGATGCGGCCGACGGTTCGTTCCGACTTGTGTTTCTGGGCGACGGGCACTCGCCGTTTCAGCTCGAGCTGACCGGTCTGCGCGGCCGCACGCAGCCGTATGACCTCGGGGAGGGGGAGTTTCACCTCGCGTTTTCCGTGCCGGACATGGACGCCGCGCACGCGAAGCACGCGGCCATGGGCTGCATCTGCTTTGAAAATCCCGGCATGGGCATCTACTTCATCGAGGACCCGGACGGGTACTGGATCGAGATCGTGCCGGAAAAGTGA